In Tursiops truncatus isolate mTurTru1 chromosome X, mTurTru1.mat.Y, whole genome shotgun sequence, the following proteins share a genomic window:
- the LOC141277605 gene encoding uncharacterized protein encodes MSGNNSDENDDEFVVTRNMFHPCIFQMNVQEAATEMEFEEPTDEKKFEKTEDGGELGDDASEKDAKESGPEKEAEEGCPQKESEESCLERVFEEGCCKRTREEDFPDRECGERSPEKEHEEGSPKKESKENGAEGEPKKKRLKTDPDENGLEKYFEEESSAKELNASILEKEVEENNSEKSDFEGDSSGKMFDEEGSEKGFNEESDEKEEDSDERGTVGDSGNVKEEGPLSTGCNFVLRSDDDV; translated from the coding sequence ATGAGCGGCAACAACTCGGATGAGAACGACGACGAGTTTGTCGTCACCAGAAATATGTTTCACCCTTGCATATTTCAAATGAATGTTCAAGAAGCCGCAACTGAAATGGAATTTGAAGAACCTACAGAtgaaaagaagtttgaaaaaacaGAAGATGGGGGAGAACTTGGAGACGATGCTTCTGAAAAAGATGCTAAAGAAAGTGGCCCTGAAAAAGAGGCTGAAGAAGGCTGTCCCCAAAAGGAATCTGAAGAGAGCTGCCTCGAAAGAGTGTTTGAGGAAGGCTGTTGCAAAAGGACGCGTGAAGAAGACTTCCCCGACAGAGAGTGTGGAGAACGCAGCCCGGAGAAAGAGCATGAAGAGGGTAGTCCTAAAAAAGAGTCGAAAGAGAATGGTGCAGAAGGGGAGCCCAAAAAGAAGAGACTCAAAACAGATCCTGATGAGAACGGCCTTGAGAAATATTTTGAGGAAGAGAGTTCGGCGAAGGAACTTAATGCAAGCATTCTTGAAAAAGAGGTAGAAGAAAATAACTCTgaaaaatcagattttgaaggTGACAGCTCTGGGAAAATGTTTGATGAAGAAGGCTCTGAGAAGGGGTTTAACGAAGAGTCagatgagaaggaagaagatTCCGATGAGAGAGGGACTGTGGGTGATTCAGGGAATGTTAAGGAGGAAGGGCCCCTGTCCACAGGCTGCAACTTTGTCCTCCGTAGTGATGATGACGTTTAA